One genomic region from Nymphaea colorata isolate Beijing-Zhang1983 chromosome 10, ASM883128v2, whole genome shotgun sequence encodes:
- the LOC116262411 gene encoding 7-deoxyloganetin glucosyltransferase-like isoform X1, protein MQRAQLFPCHMPALLFSSLPLLADLTFLVQPPPLPAAAAAMEKPHAVCIPFPAQGHVTPMMQLAKLLHSKGFHISFVNTEFNHQRLVRSRGPGAFDGLKDFRFETIPDGLPPSHPDRTQDIPALCDSATKNFHVPFLHLLQKLNESGNPPVTCIISDGAMSFTHKAAQELGLPVVFFWTTSACGFWGYFHYLDLIERGYTPLKEESQLTNGYLRTRVDWIKGMQGILLRDMPSFIRTLDRDDIMLNYGNNEAQAVTKGVGLILNTFEDLEYEVLEAIRDRIPRVYTVGPLLKLGQSVPMNGLTAIKSSLWKEEDGCLEWLDEQGEGTVVYVNFGSITVMSPHQLVEFAWGLANSNYPFLWIIRPDLVQGEAALLPKEFLAETRKRGRLASWCPQQEVLSHPSVGVFLTHSGWNSTVESICGGVPMLCWPFFAEQTTNCRFTCTEWEMGMEMDSDVRRKEIEGQVREMMEGKKGKEKRRMAKKWKEAAEKAALPGGPASVNLERLIKDLLQ, encoded by the exons ATGCAGAGGGCTCAGCTCTTTCCTTGCCACATGCCAGcacttcttttctcttctcttccgtTGTTGGCTGATCTCACTTTCCTTGTCCAGCCACCACCACTaccagcagcggcggcggcCATGGAGAAGCCTCATGCCGTCTGCATCCCCTTCCCTGCACAGGGGCACGTCACCCCCATGATGCAGCTCGCGAAGCTCCTCCACTCCAAGGGCTTCCACATAAGCTTCGTCAACACCGAGTTCAACCACCAGCGCCTGGTGAGGTCGAGGGGCCCCGGCGCGTTTGACGGCTTGAAGGACTTCAGGTTTGAGACCATCCCCGACGGTCTGCCACCCTCACACCCTGACCGCACGCAGGACATCCCTGCGCTCTGTGACTCCGCCACCAAGAACTTTCACGTACCTTTCCTTCATCTCCTGCAGAAGCTCAACGAATCTGGCAACCCACCGGTGACTTGCATAATTTCTGATGGAGCCATGAGTTTCACTCACAAGGCTGCCCAGGAGCTTGGGTTGCCTGTGGTCTTCTTCTGGACTACGAGCGCCTGTGGCTTCTGGGGCTACTTTCATTACCTTGATCTCATAGAGAGAGGTTACACGCCATTGAAGG AAGAGAGCCAGCTGACAAATGGATATCTCCGGACCAGAGTTGATTGGATAAAAGGGATGCAGGGCATCCTTCTCAGGGACATGCCCAGTTTCATCAGAACTCTCGACAGGGACGACATCATGCTGAACTACGGCAACAATGAAGCACAGGCGGTGACCAAGGGTGTGGGCCTCATACTCAACACCTTTGAAGATCTGGAGTACGAAGTCCTCGAGGCCATCCGAGACCGAATCCCTCGCGTCTACACAGTCGGTCCTCTGCTGAAACTCGGGCAGAGCGTGCCCATGAACGGGCTGACTGCCATCAAGTCCAGCCTGTGGAAAGAAGAGGACGGCTGCCTGGAATGGCTGGACGAGCAGGGGGAAGGCACGGTCGTCTACGTCAACTTCGGCAGCATCACCGTCATGAGTCCGCACCAGCTGGTGGAGTTCGCTTGGGGGCTGGCCAACAGCAACTACCCGTTCCTGTGGATCATCAGGCCCGACCTGGTGCAAGGCGAGGCGGCCCTGCTGCCGAAGGAGTTCCTGGCCGAGACGAGGAAGAGGGGGCGGCTGGCTAGCTGGTGTCCCCAACAGGAGGTGCTGAGCCACCCTTCGGTCGGGGTGTTCCTCACCCACAGTGGGTGGAACTCGACGGTGGAGAGCATCTGTGGGGGAGTGCCCATGTTGTGTTGGCCCTTCTTTGCGGAGCAGACGACCAATTGTAGGTTCACCTGCACGGAGTGGGAGATGGGGATGGAGATGGACAGCGACGTGAGGAGGAAGGAGATCGAAGGCCAAGTGAGGGAGATGATGGAGggaaagaaggggaaggagaagagaaggatGGCCAAGAAGTGGAAGGAAGCGGCAGAGAAGGCCGCTCTGCCTGGTGGACCTGCCTCTGTCAACCTCGAGAGGCTGATCAAAGACTTACTGCAGTGA
- the LOC116262411 gene encoding 7-deoxyloganetin glucosyltransferase-like isoform X2, which translates to MQRAQLFPCHMPALLFSSLPLLADLTFLVQPPPLPAAAAAMEKPHAVCIPFPAQGHVTPMMQLAKLLHSKGFHISFVNTEFNHQRLVRSRGPGAFDGLKDFRFETIPDGLPPSHPDRTQDIPALCDSATKNFHVPFLHLLQKLNESGNPPVTCIISDGAMSFTHKAAQELGLPVVFFWTTSACGFWGYFHYLDLIERGYTPLKESQLTNGYLRTRVDWIKGMQGILLRDMPSFIRTLDRDDIMLNYGNNEAQAVTKGVGLILNTFEDLEYEVLEAIRDRIPRVYTVGPLLKLGQSVPMNGLTAIKSSLWKEEDGCLEWLDEQGEGTVVYVNFGSITVMSPHQLVEFAWGLANSNYPFLWIIRPDLVQGEAALLPKEFLAETRKRGRLASWCPQQEVLSHPSVGVFLTHSGWNSTVESICGGVPMLCWPFFAEQTTNCRFTCTEWEMGMEMDSDVRRKEIEGQVREMMEGKKGKEKRRMAKKWKEAAEKAALPGGPASVNLERLIKDLLQ; encoded by the exons ATGCAGAGGGCTCAGCTCTTTCCTTGCCACATGCCAGcacttcttttctcttctcttccgtTGTTGGCTGATCTCACTTTCCTTGTCCAGCCACCACCACTaccagcagcggcggcggcCATGGAGAAGCCTCATGCCGTCTGCATCCCCTTCCCTGCACAGGGGCACGTCACCCCCATGATGCAGCTCGCGAAGCTCCTCCACTCCAAGGGCTTCCACATAAGCTTCGTCAACACCGAGTTCAACCACCAGCGCCTGGTGAGGTCGAGGGGCCCCGGCGCGTTTGACGGCTTGAAGGACTTCAGGTTTGAGACCATCCCCGACGGTCTGCCACCCTCACACCCTGACCGCACGCAGGACATCCCTGCGCTCTGTGACTCCGCCACCAAGAACTTTCACGTACCTTTCCTTCATCTCCTGCAGAAGCTCAACGAATCTGGCAACCCACCGGTGACTTGCATAATTTCTGATGGAGCCATGAGTTTCACTCACAAGGCTGCCCAGGAGCTTGGGTTGCCTGTGGTCTTCTTCTGGACTACGAGCGCCTGTGGCTTCTGGGGCTACTTTCATTACCTTGATCTCATAGAGAGAGGTTACACGCCATTGAAGG AGAGCCAGCTGACAAATGGATATCTCCGGACCAGAGTTGATTGGATAAAAGGGATGCAGGGCATCCTTCTCAGGGACATGCCCAGTTTCATCAGAACTCTCGACAGGGACGACATCATGCTGAACTACGGCAACAATGAAGCACAGGCGGTGACCAAGGGTGTGGGCCTCATACTCAACACCTTTGAAGATCTGGAGTACGAAGTCCTCGAGGCCATCCGAGACCGAATCCCTCGCGTCTACACAGTCGGTCCTCTGCTGAAACTCGGGCAGAGCGTGCCCATGAACGGGCTGACTGCCATCAAGTCCAGCCTGTGGAAAGAAGAGGACGGCTGCCTGGAATGGCTGGACGAGCAGGGGGAAGGCACGGTCGTCTACGTCAACTTCGGCAGCATCACCGTCATGAGTCCGCACCAGCTGGTGGAGTTCGCTTGGGGGCTGGCCAACAGCAACTACCCGTTCCTGTGGATCATCAGGCCCGACCTGGTGCAAGGCGAGGCGGCCCTGCTGCCGAAGGAGTTCCTGGCCGAGACGAGGAAGAGGGGGCGGCTGGCTAGCTGGTGTCCCCAACAGGAGGTGCTGAGCCACCCTTCGGTCGGGGTGTTCCTCACCCACAGTGGGTGGAACTCGACGGTGGAGAGCATCTGTGGGGGAGTGCCCATGTTGTGTTGGCCCTTCTTTGCGGAGCAGACGACCAATTGTAGGTTCACCTGCACGGAGTGGGAGATGGGGATGGAGATGGACAGCGACGTGAGGAGGAAGGAGATCGAAGGCCAAGTGAGGGAGATGATGGAGggaaagaaggggaaggagaagagaaggatGGCCAAGAAGTGGAAGGAAGCGGCAGAGAAGGCCGCTCTGCCTGGTGGACCTGCCTCTGTCAACCTCGAGAGGCTGATCAAAGACTTACTGCAGTGA